The Legionellales bacterium genome contains the following window.
CCATCCCACATTTTTGGCATGTCGATCGTTACTATCAAGTCGATCCCATCGAATGGGAATCCTATCTTTATCCCTGCAAACGCTTAAGTGGCCGCGAAGAATATTACTACACTTTAATCGATAATCCTTCTATTTCCAGGCTCGATACCGATGGCATTTTAAGTTATAACAATTATCTCGAACATTTAGATTACGCGTTGGTTTCTGAGAAAACGTGATAGCGAGCGATTGTCTTACGATTTGCGACAAGTGTTTTTTTCTCTTCTCCTTTTTTATAGTTTGACGTGATTATTTAATAACTTGATGAGGAGAACCCCATGCCAACCGCTATCAGTAAATTCGTATTCAGCAGTTTATTTCTAAGCTCACTCGCCTTAGGCGCGCCACAGCATTATCTTTGTTTCTTAAATCCAAGTGCCACAGGAAGTGGATCGATTAAACTGGCGGTGGCGCAAAATGAGTATGCAGCGCAATCCACTTCCAAAGTATTGAGCTTAACGGCTTATGAAGCGCCAACCTTCAGCCAAGACGATTCTTTAGAGTGTCATGTTGCGGGGCAATCGCATCTCCAAATTATTGGAACAACGTTGCCAACACAACCGCAGTGTGTTCTAAAGGATAATGGCGACTATGCCTATTTCACACCCAGCGAGCGCGAACACAGTTTAATTTTGCTTGCAGTGGATGGCGATTCGGATAGTTACAACTTCACTTTGCAAAATGCCTATTGTTTACCGCAATTTGCCTGAAAGTGACGTAAGTATCCCTTAACCTTCAAGATGCTCACCGCATCTTGAAGTGCGTTGAGTATAGGACAGGCCTTCGTCAACGGTATTGATCTCTTCAGCGGTTTCTGTTATAAAGTCCCGCTCGCATGAATGCATTCGGAATTGGAGATAGAAAGTAATGTCCAGAGTATGTCAAGTTACGGGTAAACGCCCGCAAGTGGGTAATAATGTGTCCCACGCTAACAACAAGACCAAACGTCGGTTTCTTCCTAACCTGCACACCCATCGTATCTGGGTTGAAAGTGAAAAACGTTTTGTAAAATTGACCGTAAGCTCACATGGCCTACGGATTATCGATAAACGCGGTATCGATGTAGTGTTAAAAGAACTACGCGACCGTGGTGAAGTGAAATAAGGAATTCTATCATGCGTGAAAAAGTAAAAATGGTTTCTACCGAAAGCAGTTATTATTACACCACAATGAAAAATAAACGTAATACCACGGAAAAATTGCGGATGAAAAAATACGATCCCGTTGTTCGCAAGCATGTTGTCTTTGAAGAAGGCAAAATTAAATAATTCTGAATGTTCGTGAATAAAAAAGCCTGCTAATTGCAGGCTTTTTTGTTTGGGCTATTCTGGAAAGAGAGATTAACTTCCGGATCTATACTCTTCACACTTGAATTTTAGGCTTTGTTGTCGAGCTAAAGCTACGGAGGGATTGTATTCAGTATACACTTCTTCGTATCTTTAACTCGACGCCTCGCCTAAAATCCAATTGTTTTGAATATATACCACTCACAAAGGGGAAAATCGCGATGAGTGGCACTTCAAGATGCTGTGGGCATCTTAAAGTGCGTTAAGTATTGAGTCTGTTGGGAGTATTACTCTGCAGCTCGTTGATTTGTTGGATAATGTTCAAAAA
Protein-coding sequences here:
- the rpmG gene encoding 50S ribosomal protein L33 — encoded protein: MREKVKMVSTESSYYYTTMKNKRNTTEKLRMKKYDPVVRKHVVFEEGKIK
- the rpmB gene encoding 50S ribosomal protein L28; this translates as MSRVCQVTGKRPQVGNNVSHANNKTKRRFLPNLHTHRIWVESEKRFVKLTVSSHGLRIIDKRGIDVVLKELRDRGEVK